GGGATGGTCGTTGATGTCACCCATCCCTTTGCCGTCCGAATCAGTCATAACGCAGAGCTTGCGTGCGCCAGATTGGGATTGTCACTTATTGCTTTCATAAGGCCACCCTGGACTAAGACAAAAGCGGATATTTGGCATGAAGTCAAAGATTTTAAAGAAGCAGCCAGTCTTGTTGATTTTCAGAAAAGACGTGTACTCCTGTCGATTGGTAGACAAGAGCTAAATTCGTTCGCTGCTTGTCACAATGCCTGGTTTCTGATCCGCGCCATAGAAGAACCAAACGGACCGCTACCGCGTTTTCATCAAATTCTATTGCAACGCGGCCCATTCGATCTTAGCGAAGAGTTGCGGTTACTAGAGAATCACTCAATCAATTACGTTGTCTCCAAAAATAGTGGTGGGCCGGCAACATATACCAAAATTCAAGCCGCACAGCTACTCAAGATACCGGTAGTCATGGTGAAGCGGCCTGTCAAACACACGGCTTCAACAGTCGAAACACTCGAAGAAGTACTCATGGAAGTTGATCGCTTGATCCAGTTCAATCGAACAACACGATAACGCTTGTCAACCTGGGCGCAGGTGTTGATGGCTTTATCTATCATTTAAAAGGGATGTCAATATGAGGAAGCTATACATCATTGGAATCGGTCCGGGTAATCCAGAGCAAGTCACAATTCAAGCGATTAAGGCTATAAACCAGGTTGACGTGTTCTTTGTTACTAACAAAGGAGAAACAAAAAGCGATCTCACGCAGTTTAGAAAAGAGATATGTGAACGATACATCGACGAGCCATCCTACAGAACTATCGAGATCATCGATCCAGGGCGCGACCCGACCATAGATTCTTATACCTCTCGAGTTGAGGCATGGCACCAGCAGCGGGCACTAATCTACGAAGATCTGATTAAGAACGAGTTGCAGGAGGATGAGTGTGGCGCGTTTCTCATCTGGGGAGATCCGTCACTTTATGACAGCACTCTGCGAGTGATTGATCAGATTGTTAGTCGAGGTCAAATTCATTTCGATTACGAAGTCATCCCTGGAATTACCAGCATTCAAGCTCTCGCGGCACGCCACAAAATAACCTTGAATGGTATCGGGGAGTCGATTTGCATCACAACGGGTCGTCAGCTATCGACTGATCTAGTTTCCAGCACAGAGAATGTTGTCGTCATGCTCGATGGAACGTGCTCATTCAAAGATGTACTAAACAAAGAGGTGGAGATCTACTGGGGGGCTTACGTGGGTAGTGATAAAGAGATCCTCTTGTCTGGAACACTTGCCGAAATGCTTGAGAGTATCGAGGCGGCTCGAAGCGCGGCTCGGGAGAAAAATGGGTGGGTGATGGATACTTATCTGCTTCGGAATCTATCTGCACGCCGTCTTGACAAGTAGCTCTGTGACATGTGCGATCTACTGTAGGGGTCAAGTAGGCGTCGTCAAAAAACTAATGTTGCATTTCGACCATTTTCGAAGCGGTGGATGTCTATAATTTTTAAGAGAAATTAGGACGGTAGTATCAAAGTTTGCCAACTAGTTTCTGGATCTATCAATATTTCCTTCGCCTAGTTTGCGGTGGAAGAAGTCAAAGACAAGGCCGTAGAGGTTGTAGGCGAGTTCGGGGTCGTAGCGTATGCCCTCGTCGCGCATGAAGGCGTGGGCTCCGTTGACCTCGTGCCAGCTGAACTTCTTCTGGAGTTCGTTAAGCCGGGCGAGGACGGCCATGCGGCCTTCGAGAGGGATGTGCGGGTCCTGGCGTCCCCAGATCATCAGGAGCTCACCCCGGATGTTTTTTGCGCGTTTGAGAGAGTCGTCTCCGCCTTTGACGAGGGAGCCTTTGTGGATGTCGGTGGCGTAGAAGCAGGCGGTGGCGAGGACGTCGGGGTTCATGGCGGCGCGGAAGGCGAGGTGGCCGCCGATGCAGATGCCCATCGCACCTAGATGGCCGGTGCAGTCGGGGCGGGTGGCAAGGTGGTCGAGGACGGCTCGGGCGTCGGCGTCGTAGCTGCTGAGTTCTTTGGTGGTCTTGAGGACGTTGCCGCGGTCGGAGCCGGCCTGGTCGTAGGCGAAGACGGTGCCGGCAGGTTCAAACTCGTGGTAGATCTCGGGCATGGCGACGATGTAGCCGTGGCCGGCGAGCATGGCGGCGGTGCGGCGGATGGGGGCGGTGATCTGGAAGATCTCGGAGTAGAAGACGATGCCGGGGTAGCGGCCGGGGGCGGCGGGGCGGACGATGTGGGTCCGCATGGGGCCTTTGGGGGTGTCGAGTGTGACGTACTCGTCGTTGATGATGATCATGTTTCCTCGAATCTCAGATTGTGGATGGCTCACTTGCGGGAACGCGCGGTGTCTATCTTATTCTGGTTGAGAGTGGTTTGGGGTTTAGGCTGCAGGTACGAGGTGAGGGATGTATATTCCACGGGCGAATGAAGAGCGGCGGGTGCCGGTGCTGCACTCGCTGATGAGGGCGGAGCCGCTGGCGGCGTTGGTGACGTTGAGTTCGTCGGGGCTGGTGGCTTCTCATATTCCGATGGTGCTTGAGGAGGACGGTTCGCCGCTGGGGGTGCTGCGGGGCCACGTCTCGCGGGCGAATTCGCAGTGGCGCGATCTGGAGGCTTCGGTGGAAGCCCTGGCCATCTTCTCCGGCCCGCAGCACTACATCTCGCCGACCTGGTATCCGGGGAAGGTGGAGCATGGGAGAGAGGTTCCGACGTGGAATTATGTTGTGGTTCATGCGTACGGATCGCTGAAGGTGATGGACGATAAGGGCTGGATGAGAGCACACCTTGAGAGAGTGACGAATGAGAACGAAGCCGAGACAGCGATGCCGTGGAAGGTGAGCGATGCACCCGAGGAGTTTATCGACACAATGATGAAAGGGATTGTGGGGCTGGAGCTGCCGATCAGCCGCCTGGAGGGGAAGTGGAAGGTCAGTCAAAACCGTACGGTGCGGGATCGAGAGGGAGTGCTGGAGGGGCTAAGCAAAGAGGGTACGCCGGAGAGCCTGATGATGAAGAGGCTGGTTGAAGACGCTATGTAAATGTCGGCTGGGGGATTGGATGAAGTGGTGAGGATGCCAGGCGGTTTCGCGTGATTCTCGTGGATTGCGTGGGTGTCAGGAGAAACCAGATCTCAGGACGGAGATGCGGAGTGCTTGGCTTTGGCGATTTCGCCGACGAGGAAGCGGAGGGGGCGGTCGGCGGCTTTGCTGATGCCGATGCGTGGGGTGGTTTGGATTTCGGTGGGACGGTGGCCGTCGTCGGCGATTTGGATTGCGGAGGTGGGTGAGGTTACGTCGAGGCCGTTGGAGTTGTTGCGGGTGATGTCGAGAGCCTGACAGAGACGGCCGGGGCCTCCGGTGAGGAGCTTGGGTTTGGCGTTGTGGGGAAGACCGCGGAGAGCGGCCATGGTTTCGAGGCCGTCGATTGGATCGAGGGCTCGGATGAGGACTCCTCCGGCTTCGCCGGGAAGATGCGAGGCGACGTTGAGACAGTAGTACATGCCGTAGATGAAGTAGACGTAGGCGTGTCCGGATGGGCCGAAGAGGATTGCGTTGCTGGGAGTGAGTCCGCGGGCTGCGTGAGATGCCGGTCGATGAGGCCGAGGTAGGCTTCGACTTCGGTGATGCGGGCGGTGAGGCGTTTGCCTTGCAGGTCGCGGATGAGAAGCTTGCCGAGGAGCGCTCGGGCTACGATGTTGGGGGAGGGGGAGTAGAACCGCCTTGGGAGGAGTTTCGCGGTGTGGCCACTTTGTCGGAGTGTGCTCATATTCTTTTGTGAATTTTTGTACTTACAGCCTATCCCCTCATGGGTGTGCAAATGCGCGGTACGTTCATACATTTCCGAGTTGCAAGAGGAAGATTTGTACGCGTGCGTCCACCCATCCAAATAGGTCAGAAAAGTTTTGGATTTTCTTCGGATATTTCAAATCGAAATGTTCCCGCTTTCAGGTATTCCTCGACAGCTTCACCGGCGATCCACCTTCGCTCTAATTTTTCGGCGACTGCCCCGGTTGTAAGTGAGCCCCCAAAGGGATCGAACACCAGGTCGTTTGGCTCTGTAAGCATCTTGATAAAGAATTTGGGTAACGCGGAAGGAAACCGAGCAGGATGGATCTTTATGCCCTCCGCTTTGCAGCGAAGGGTATATTGGTCGTTGGCTGAATTGTTGCCCATTTTCATCATGCTCTCGGGACTTTCAAGGTCCCAACCGCTCTCCACAACATTCGAAGGTATAGCCCCACCGGGGTGAAGTTTGGTGAAAGACTCGCGAATCACATGACCAGATGGCCGAGTCGTTTCTCTTAGGTTTCGTTTGTTCAACCGGATCATATCCGCGCTGTAATCCCTGAGAACCTTGAGATTCGACGCTTTGGGATGGGGTGTCTTGGAGAACCACCAAACATATTCCACGGAGTCACGAACGCGAATGCGTCGCACAGTCACCCATTCAGCAGGGACGGGCATTTTGGCTGGATTATGCCAAAAGCATTCCTGCGCTAAGAAAAAACCAATCTCGTCGACCAGAGCGAGCAAGAGTCTAAAGTGGTAGAGGGATCTTGTAGGTGTCCCCTTGTTATAGCTTCCCCCAATATTAAGTACAAAACTGCCGTCTTGCGCCAACACTCGGAAAATCTCCCGCGCGAATGGCAGGAACCACTCAACGTATTGCTCTTTTGTCTCGTTGCCGTATTCTTTTTTAAAGTGAAGAGCATAAGGAGGAGAGGTTACCACTAGATTTACGCAACCACTTGGTAGTGTACGCAGTACTTCTAAAGAATCACCGAGGTATGCGGCCCCGTAACGTGACGAAAAATAAGGTTCTTTCGCAATAAGTTTGGCGGGATTCTCTATCGCCAAGTCCCCAATCGGTTGTTCAACCGAATTGCGATCTTCAACTGGCACGGATTGGAGCTTCACAGACACTGATGTAGTCATAGTACGCGACCCCTCAGTGTTGAACGTAATGGAATGGGTTTACTTTGTCAACCAATTTATTTAATCCGGATGATTGGGTCTCTCAAGCCGAAGCAGCCCGCATACGCGGAGTGTCTAGGCAAGCGATCGCTCGATTAGTAAAGAAAGGAAGGCTCCACGTATGGCCGGTCGGAGGACGCACACTTGTGCGCAGAGTTGAGATTGAGACCTTTGAACCCGAGCCAGCAGGCAGGAGACCGAATGACCGAGCAGATAGAAGAGATTGAAAAGCTCATAGCTGAATGCAGTACTGATGAGCAAAAAGTCTTGAAGCAACGCCTTAGTACTCTCGTTCCTCATCCCTTAGAAAAAGAATGGGGCATAGACGCGGAGACGATCCTCACTGCGATCAGACGATCTTCTGACCTCACCAAGCGTGGTGTCCGAGGGATTATCGCGGAGGCCGTTTTTGAAAACTCTGTTAGTCCGTCTGTAGAGCAATACGGATGGAGGCCAACCGTACTCGTAGGTGATCTGTCGTATGATGCTCAGCTGAAAAAGGGCGTTACGTCAGCTCGAATACAAATCAAACTCCAGCGGCTTGAGAAGGGCATGCCCAAACTCTACTACCCGAGGCACTACGATGAAGGCTCGCTCTACGTAGTTGAGGTGCAGAAAACGCGAAGCGGTGAAAAGACTACAAAACAGATCCTGCAAGGGAGCGACACGACTCTTGAAACCCCTGATTCGATTACATTGCAAACGCGGCCCTATCGGTTCGGCGATTTCGATATTCTCGCTGTGAACATGCATCCATCATCTGGAGATTGGAAGAACTTCCGCTACACCGTCGCATCCTGGCTTCTGCCTCGCCTTAAAGATGAGAACCTGATTGAAATCTTTCAACCAGTCGCCGCTGTTCCAAACGATGTTTGGACTGATGATCTTGCTACCTGTCTTGGCTGGTTCGAGTCCGGTGAGAAACATAGAGTATTGACTGATCTGCTCCACCTTTCAAGGTAGATTACAAAGATTAAGTAACTAAGCGTTAGCTGAAGAGGAATTCTTTGGTGCGGAGTTCTTTTACCGTGTCGCGGAGTTTGGCGGCTTTTTCGAATTCGAATTTTTTGGCGGCTTCGCGCATGTCGGATTCTAGTTTGCCGATGTAGACGTCTAGTTCCTGCTGGGTGGAGAAGTCGGGCATGCCTTCGGCTTCGTCGGTGAGGTCGGCGTAGTCGGCTTTGAGGATGCCGGCTAGGCCCATCTCGATGGGGCGGATGATGCTAGCGGGAGTGATGCCGTTTTCTTCGTTGTAGGCGACTTGTTTTTCGCGGCGGCGGTCGGTCTCGTTGATGGCGCGCTGCATGGAGTCGGTCATCTTATCCGCATAAAGAATTGCCCGGCCTTCGACGTGACGGGCAGCGCGGCCGATGGTCTGGATGAGTGATCCCTGGGAGCGGAGGAAGCCTTCCTTGTCGGCGTCCAGGATTGCTACCAACGAGACCTCCGGTAGGTCGAGTCCTTCGCGGAGTAGGTTGATGCCGATGAGGACGTCGTACTCGCCTTTGCGGAGGTCGCGGAGGAGCTTGATGCGTTCGAGGGTTTCGATCTCGGAGTGCATGTAGCGGCAGCGGACGCCGACTTCGGTGTAGTAGCTGGCGAGGTCTTCGGACATGCGCTTGGTGAGGGTGGTGACGAGGACGCGTTGGTTCTTCGCGGTGCGGTCGCGGATCTCGGCGAGTAGGTCGTCGATCTGGCCTTTGATGGGGCGAATCTCGACTTGAGGATCGATCAGGCCCGTGGGACGAATGATCTGTTCAACGACTACGCCTGCGGATTTTGTCAGCTCGTAGGCGCCGGGGGTGGCGGAGACGTAGATGATCTGGCCGGTGCGGGACTCGAACTCTTCAAAGCGGAGGGGGCGGTTGTCCATTGCGGAGGGGAGTCGGAAGCCATAGTCGACGAGGTTTTGTTTGCGGCTGCGATCGCCGTGCCACATGCCGTGGAGTTGCGGGACGGTGACGTGGGACTCGTCGATGAAGAGGAGGTAGTCCTGGGGGAAGTAGTCGAGGAGCGTGGGCGGCGGTTCGCCGGGGAGACGCGAGGAGAAGTGGCGGGAGTAGTTTTCGATGCCGTGGCAGAAGCCAACGGACTTGATCATCTCGAGGTCGAAGCGGGTGCGCTGGTGGATGCGTTGGGACTCGACTAAGCGGCCCTGGTTTTCGAGTTCTTTCTCCCACCACTCCATCTCTTCGAGGATAGAGTTGACGGCGGTGGTCTTGCGTTCGGGTTGGACGACGTAGTGGGACTTGGGATAGATGGGGAGGCGGGAGTATTTTTGCCTGACGGTGCCGAAGAGAGGGTCTATTTGCGACAGGCTGTCGATCTCGTCGCCGAAGAGCTCTATACGGTAGGCGTTTTCGTCGTAGGTGGGGTAGACCTCGATGATGTCGCCGCGGACGCGGAAGGTGCCGCGGCGGAAGTCTACATCGTTGCGCTCGTAGAGGATCTCGACGAGGCGGCGGGTGATGTCTTCGCGCTTGATCTTCTGACCTTTTTCAAGGAGCATCAACATGCCGTAGTAGGCTTCGGGCGAGCCGAGGCCGTAGATGCAGGAGACGGAGGAGACGATGATGGCGTCGCGCCGCTCGAAGAGGCTGCGGGTGGCGGCGAGGCGGAGTTTATCTAATTCTTCATTGATGGTTGACTCCTTTTCAATAAAGAGATCGCCGGCGGGGATGTAGGCTTCGGGTTGGTAGTAGTCGTAGTAGGAGACGAAGTACTCGACGGCGTTCGAGGGGAAGAAGGTTTTGAACTCGTGGTAGAGCTGGGCGGCGAGGGTTTTGTTGTGCGCGAGGATGAGGGCGGGGCGTTGCAGCTCTTCGATGACCTTGGCCATGGTGAAGGTTTTTCCGGAGCCGGTGACGCCGAGGAGGACTTGATCTTTTTCGCCGGCGTGGATGCCGGAGATGAGCTCAGCGATGGCGCGAGGCTGATCGCCCTGAGGCTTGTAGGTGGTCGAGAGCTGGAAGTCCATCTCTATAGGATAGTTTATTTAGAACGGAGGATGCGATGAGTGTTGGAACTGAGTTGTGGCTGGTGCGGCATGGGGAGACGGAGTGGAGTTTGAGTGGAGCGCATACGAGCCGGACGGATATTCCGCTGACCGACCATGGACGGAAGCGGGCGGAGGAGTTGCGGGATTATTTGAAGGGGACGAAGTTCGATGCGGTGTTTGAGAGTCCGATGCAGCGGGCGCGGGAGACCTGCGCGATTGCGGGATTTGGCGACCAGGCTGTGGTGGAGAACGGGTTGAAGGAGTGGAACTATGGCGTGTATGAAGGCAAGACGACTAAGGAGATCCAGGCGGAGATTCCGGGGTGGTCGGTGTGGAAGAACGAGATTGTCGGCGGCGAGACGGTGGAGCATGTGGGGGAGCGCGCGGATGGAGTGATCGCCCGAGCGCTGGCGGCTGCTCCGCAGGGTGGGAAGGTGGCGCTGTTTGCGCATGCGCATATTTTGCGGATTCTGGCGGCGCGGTGGATCGGTTTGCCGGCGACCGGCGGGAGTTTGCTGGCGCTGGGGACGGGAAGCGTGAGTGTGATGGGGTGGGAGCGGGAGACGCGCGTGATCTCGAGCTGGAATCGCGGGTTTGAGTAGAGGCTAGAAGTCTTTGATGTGCTGGGGCTGGAGTCCTACTCCTACGAAGCGGGCGGGCAAGTTCTGGAACCCCGGGATGCTTGTGAGGATGCGTAGTGCGAGGGGCGGGTGGATGGGGCCGGGATTGTGGAGGACTCGATTGAGAATGCGATGGGCGAAGACTTGTACGCGCTGGGTGTTGCGGACGGCGCCTTCGCGGTAGTGCTGTACCTGAGCGAGATTGTGCGGGCTGAGGGTGTTCGAGAGCAGCGCTTCGGTGAGAATGTTAGCGGTGGCTACGGCGTCCTGAATCGCAATGTTGATGCCGATGCCTCCGACAGGCGACATGGCGTGGGCCGCATCGCCGATGCAGAGAAGGCCGGGCGACGACCACTCGATGAGGCGGTTGACCTGGATGGTGAGCAGCTTCACCTTGTCCCAGGAGTCTATCTCGGAGGTGCGGCCAGCGAGAAAGGGCACGATGCGCTCGATACTTTGTTGAAAGGCGGGGATGCCTTCCTGCTGGATGGCGGGAAAGGTGCCTTTGGCGATAATGTAGCCGATCTGAAAGTAGTCGTTGCGGTTGATAAGGATGATGAGGCGGCCGTAGTTGATGTAGCCGAGAGCGTTTTCGGGATCGGAGGGCTGGCGGGCGATCTTGAGCCAGAGAACATCGACGGGAACCCCGACGTCTTGCAGTTGTAGGTGGCCCGCATCGCGGGAGATGGCGTGGCGGCCGTCGCAGCCAATGGTGAGAGTGGCTGGGATTTCGACAGGACCTTCTGGTGTATTAGCGCGGACACCGGTGGTGACGTCGTTTTGACGGATGAGGCCGGTAGCCTCCCAGCCCATTCGCAAGGTGAAGGCGGGCAAACGGCTGGCTTCGTTTGAGAGGAAGTCAAGGAAGTCCCACTGGGGCATGAGGGCGATGAACTTGCAGTGGGTGGGGACGTGCGAGAAGTCGGCTATTGGAAAGCGATGACCACCAACAATGGCGGAGAGCGCGGCAACCTGGGAGTGGGGGACTTCGAGGAACTTTTCGAGCAGGCCGAGTTCATAGAGAAGGTCAAGAGTGGAGGGGTGGATGGTGTCTCCGCGGAAGTCGCGGAAGAAGTCTTTGTGCTTTTCGAGGACTGTAACTTTTACGCCGGCACGGGCGAGGAGAAAGCCCAGCATGATGCCTGCCGGACCACCTCCAATTACGCAGCAGGTGGTTGCGAGCGGGTTTGAGGTGGCAGTCATAGTTGCCGATGAGGATAGTCGGACGTCAGGGAGGCGTCAAAAGGTTTGTTGGGGATTGACGAGGAAGGCAAGCCAGTCGGCGGGGGTGTGGGCGAGGTGGTCAGGCGGAGCGTCTTCGAGGGAGTGGGGCTTGAGGCCGAAAGTGCAGCCGATGCTGTGGGCGCCGCAGTTGCGGGCGGTAAGAACGTCGATGTCGGTGTCGCCTACCATGATGGTTTCGGCGGGAGTGATGGCGTGGCCAGCGAGGGTGGAGGCTTCGGCGATCAGGGCTTCTAGACCGTGGGGGTCGGGTTTTTTGGTGTGAAAGCTGTTGCCGCCGTAGTTCTGAAAGAAGAAGGGCGATAGGCCGAAGTGATCGCAGATGTCGCGGGAGGGATGGACAGGTTTGTTGGTGAGTACCGCCATGAGAGTTTGGGGGTGTGTATAGCGAATAGCTTGGAGGGCTTCGAGGACGCCGGGGTAGACGTAGGTGTAGTCGAGTTTGTGAATACGGTAGTAGTCGAGGAAGAATGTGAGTGCTTGGGTTACATATTGCTCGTCTGTGATGTCGCCTTCCGGGTCGCCGATGGCGCGGCGAACGAGCATGGAAGCTCCATCGCCGATGTAGCCGGAGATGACAGCCTCGGGGAGGGTGGGTTTGCCGAGCTGGGCCAAGGTGGCGTTGACGGAGTTGCAGAGATCGACGCGGGAGTCGATGAGGGTGCCGTCGAGATCGAAGACGATGAGGCGGGGTGGGGAGGCGAGAGGCATGGTTTAAGGGTAAACGACGGGGCTGGTATAAGCTTTGTGGCAACAAGGGAGACTATGCGATGAGTGCTGAAGGAAAGTGGACACGGAGGCGGTTTGTCGCGGGAACGATAGCAGCTGGCGCCACGGCGGAGGTTGCGGGTTTTGGTCGATTAGCGCTGGCGCAGACCGGAATGACGGGCGAGACGGCAATGAAAGAGCTGATGGCGGGAAATGAGCGATACATTGCAGGAAAGATTACTTCGTTTCCTGAGGATCTAAAGATCTTGCAGGAAAAGACGGTTTTGAAGCAGGAGCCTTTTGCTGCGGTACTTTCGTGCGCCGACTCGCGCGTGCCGGTGGAGATATTGTTTGATCAGAGCATCGGGCATGTGTTCGTGACAAGGGTGGCAGGAAATATTGTGACACCCGAGGTGATGGCAAGCCTGGAGTATGGCGTGGGGGTGTTAGGGTTGAAGGCGGTTCTAATTCTTGGACATACGAACTGCGGAGCGATCGCTGCAGCGGTACAGGGCAAAGAGGTTCCGGGGCAGATCAGCGTACTCTACCAGCACCTGATGCCGGCAGTGCAGGATGCGCATGGAGATGTGGTGCAGGCGGTGAAGGCAAATGTTGTGTTTCAGACGAGACTGGTGCGGGAGAGTTCTACCTTGATTGCCAAAGCCATGAAAGAAAGCGGAGTGAAGGTGGCCGGTGGAGTTTATGACCTGGAGAATGGGCGCGTGAACATCATCGCTTAGCATCGGATGACTTAAATAAAAAACGGTGGCTGCGGTTGGTTCCCGCGGCCACCGTCTCTCTTGTTTAGGGGAGGACTACTGGATGGAGATGTCGCCGGAGCCAGTGCCGATG
The nucleotide sequence above comes from Tunturibacter empetritectus. Encoded proteins:
- a CDS encoding HAD family hydrolase is translated as MPLASPPRLIVFDLDGTLIDSRVDLCNSVNATLAQLGKPTLPEAVISGYIGDGASMLVRRAIGDPEGDITDEQYVTQALTFFLDYYRIHKLDYTYVYPGVLEALQAIRYTHPQTLMAVLTNKPVHPSRDICDHFGLSPFFFQNYGGNSFHTKKPDPHGLEALIAEASTLAGHAITPAETIMVGDTDIDVLTARNCGAHSIGCTFGLKPHSLEDAPPDHLAHTPADWLAFLVNPQQTF
- a CDS encoding FAD-dependent oxidoreductase; translation: MTATSNPLATTCCVIGGGPAGIMLGFLLARAGVKVTVLEKHKDFFRDFRGDTIHPSTLDLLYELGLLEKFLEVPHSQVAALSAIVGGHRFPIADFSHVPTHCKFIALMPQWDFLDFLSNEASRLPAFTLRMGWEATGLIRQNDVTTGVRANTPEGPVEIPATLTIGCDGRHAISRDAGHLQLQDVGVPVDVLWLKIARQPSDPENALGYINYGRLIILINRNDYFQIGYIIAKGTFPAIQQEGIPAFQQSIERIVPFLAGRTSEIDSWDKVKLLTIQVNRLIEWSSPGLLCIGDAAHAMSPVGGIGINIAIQDAVATANILTEALLSNTLSPHNLAQVQHYREGAVRNTQRVQVFAHRILNRVLHNPGPIHPPLALRILTSIPGFQNLPARFVGVGLQPQHIKDF
- a CDS encoding FMN-binding negative transcriptional regulator, with the translated sequence MYIPRANEERRVPVLHSLMRAEPLAALVTLSSSGLVASHIPMVLEEDGSPLGVLRGHVSRANSQWRDLEASVEALAIFSGPQHYISPTWYPGKVEHGREVPTWNYVVVHAYGSLKVMDDKGWMRAHLERVTNENEAETAMPWKVSDAPEEFIDTMMKGIVGLELPISRLEGKWKVSQNRTVRDREGVLEGLSKEGTPESLMMKRLVEDAM
- a CDS encoding helix-turn-helix domain-containing protein, coding for MSTNLFNPDDWVSQAEAARIRGVSRQAIARLVKKGRLHVWPVGGRTLVRRVEIETFEPEPAGRRPNDRADRRD
- a CDS encoding cobalt-precorrin-6A reductase translates to MADLDPTSGEIRSARGPQNSQRILILGGTGEGTELALRLAHRPDLYIISSLAGRVSEPKRPEGIVRVGGFGGVDGLVSFLVKERIGMVVDVTHPFAVRISHNAELACARLGLSLIAFIRPPWTKTKADIWHEVKDFKEAASLVDFQKRRVLLSIGRQELNSFAACHNAWFLIRAIEEPNGPLPRFHQILLQRGPFDLSEELRLLENHSINYVVSKNSGGPATYTKIQAAQLLKIPVVMVKRPVKHTASTVETLEEVLMEVDRLIQFNRTTR
- a CDS encoding DNA-methyltransferase, whose product is MPVEDRNSVEQPIGDLAIENPAKLIAKEPYFSSRYGAAYLGDSLEVLRTLPSGCVNLVVTSPPYALHFKKEYGNETKEQYVEWFLPFAREIFRVLAQDGSFVLNIGGSYNKGTPTRSLYHFRLLLALVDEIGFFLAQECFWHNPAKMPVPAEWVTVRRIRVRDSVEYVWWFSKTPHPKASNLKVLRDYSADMIRLNKRNLRETTRPSGHVIRESFTKLHPGGAIPSNVVESGWDLESPESMMKMGNNSANDQYTLRCKAEGIKIHPARFPSALPKFFIKMLTEPNDLVFDPFGGSLTTGAVAEKLERRWIAGEAVEEYLKAGTFRFEISEENPKLF
- the cobF gene encoding precorrin-6A synthase (deacetylating), with translation MRKLYIIGIGPGNPEQVTIQAIKAINQVDVFFVTNKGETKSDLTQFRKEICERYIDEPSYRTIEIIDPGRDPTIDSYTSRVEAWHQQRALIYEDLIKNELQEDECGAFLIWGDPSLYDSTLRVIDQIVSRGQIHFDYEVIPGITSIQALAARHKITLNGIGESICITTGRQLSTDLVSSTENVVVMLDGTCSFKDVLNKEVEIYWGAYVGSDKEILLSGTLAEMLESIEAARSAAREKNGWVMDTYLLRNLSARRLDK
- a CDS encoding dienelactone hydrolase family protein, with translation MIIINDEYVTLDTPKGPMRTHIVRPAAPGRYPGIVFYSEIFQITAPIRRTAAMLAGHGYIVAMPEIYHEFEPAGTVFAYDQAGSDRGNVLKTTKELSSYDADARAVLDHLATRPDCTGHLGAMGICIGGHLAFRAAMNPDVLATACFYATDIHKGSLVKGGDDSLKRAKNIRGELLMIWGRQDPHIPLEGRMAVLARLNELQKKFSWHEVNGAHAFMRDEGIRYDPELAYNLYGLVFDFFHRKLGEGNIDRSRN
- a CDS encoding histidine phosphatase family protein translates to MSVGTELWLVRHGETEWSLSGAHTSRTDIPLTDHGRKRAEELRDYLKGTKFDAVFESPMQRARETCAIAGFGDQAVVENGLKEWNYGVYEGKTTKEIQAEIPGWSVWKNEIVGGETVEHVGERADGVIARALAAAPQGGKVALFAHAHILRILAARWIGLPATGGSLLALGTGSVSVMGWERETRVISSWNRGFE
- the uvrB gene encoding excinuclease ABC subunit UvrB, which translates into the protein MDFQLSTTYKPQGDQPRAIAELISGIHAGEKDQVLLGVTGSGKTFTMAKVIEELQRPALILAHNKTLAAQLYHEFKTFFPSNAVEYFVSYYDYYQPEAYIPAGDLFIEKESTINEELDKLRLAATRSLFERRDAIIVSSVSCIYGLGSPEAYYGMLMLLEKGQKIKREDITRRLVEILYERNDVDFRRGTFRVRGDIIEVYPTYDENAYRIELFGDEIDSLSQIDPLFGTVRQKYSRLPIYPKSHYVVQPERKTTAVNSILEEMEWWEKELENQGRLVESQRIHQRTRFDLEMIKSVGFCHGIENYSRHFSSRLPGEPPPTLLDYFPQDYLLFIDESHVTVPQLHGMWHGDRSRKQNLVDYGFRLPSAMDNRPLRFEEFESRTGQIIYVSATPGAYELTKSAGVVVEQIIRPTGLIDPQVEIRPIKGQIDDLLAEIRDRTAKNQRVLVTTLTKRMSEDLASYYTEVGVRCRYMHSEIETLERIKLLRDLRKGEYDVLIGINLLREGLDLPEVSLVAILDADKEGFLRSQGSLIQTIGRAARHVEGRAILYADKMTDSMQRAINETDRRREKQVAYNEENGITPASIIRPIEMGLAGILKADYADLTDEAEGMPDFSTQQELDVYIGKLESDMREAAKKFEFEKAAKLRDTVKELRTKEFLFS
- a CDS encoding carbonic anhydrase, which translates into the protein MSAEGKWTRRRFVAGTIAAGATAEVAGFGRLALAQTGMTGETAMKELMAGNERYIAGKITSFPEDLKILQEKTVLKQEPFAAVLSCADSRVPVEILFDQSIGHVFVTRVAGNIVTPEVMASLEYGVGVLGLKAVLILGHTNCGAIAAAVQGKEVPGQISVLYQHLMPAVQDAHGDVVQAVKANVVFQTRLVRESSTLIAKAMKESGVKVAGGVYDLENGRVNIIA